The following proteins are co-located in the Pyricularia oryzae 70-15 chromosome 1, whole genome shotgun sequence genome:
- a CDS encoding pre-mRNA-processing factor 39, which translates to MADFNHFGGSDEENAEIKRLRAEVDADPDSFENWEKLVRACEALDGGLTRNSSPQALATLRDAYDRFLLKFPLLFGYWKKYADLEFTIAGPESAEMVYERGCASITNSVDLWTEYCSFKMETTHVPQLVRDLFERGAACVGLDFMAHPFWNKYLEYEERQEAHENIFKILQRVIHIPMYQYARYYERFSTMVHTRALDDVVSAELQARFKTEIEAEAAAYGVTKTEPEFEQEMRRKVDAHYGEIFTKTQTEVTKRWLYEAEIKRPYFHVTELEKKELSNWRKYLDFEEAEGSFVRTAFLYERCLVTCAFYDEFWFRYARWMSAQPDKTEEVRNIYLRAATIFVPISRPGIRLQFAYFEESCGRVAMAREVHNAILLRLPGCIEVIISLANLERRHNDIDTAIEVLKQQIESPEVDIWTKAVLVTEWASLLWTVKGTAEEARAVFQKNAQWYGGSRHFWMQWIQFELEQPTSAELEAQHSERLREIIDKIRTESNMSSAAKKELCGVYLAYLQHRGGKDAMKQFLAIDREMYGPTSISLAGKAGKENGAAAPEVDEATRLKAEARHYSFYQLHAEPGHEEQGTAMFN; encoded by the exons ATGGCGGACTTTAACCACTTCGGTGGTTCAGATGAGGAGAATGCCGAGATCAAGAGGTTGAGGGCCGAAGTG GACGCCGACCCAGACAGCTTCGAGAACTGGGAGAAGCTTGTTAGGGCCTGCGAGGCCCTCGACGGTGGCCTCACACGCAACTCCAGCCCTCAAGCGCTCGCCACCCTCCGCGACGCCTACGACCGATTCCTCCTCAAATTCCCACTCCTCTTCGGATACTGGAAGAAATATGCCGACCTCGAGTTTACAATCGCAGGCCCGGAATCGGCCGAGATGGTTTATGAGAGGGGCTGCGCGAGCATCACAAATTCGGTCGACCTGTGGACCGAGTACTGTTCGTTCAAGATGGAGACGACACACGTTCCACAGCTGGTCAGAGA CCTCTTCGAGCGTGGTGCAGCCTGTGTTGGGTTAGATTTCATGGCGCATCCCTTCTGGAACAAGTACCTCGAGTATGAAGAGCGTCAGGAAGCTCATGAGAACATTTTCAAAATCCTGCAACGGGTGATCCACATCCCCATGTATCAGTATGCGCGCTACTACGAGCGCTTCAGCACCATGGTGCACACCCGGGCGCTGGATGACGTAGTGTCAGCTGAACTCCAGGCTCGCTTCAAGACTGAGATCGAGGCCGAAGCGGCTGCTTACGGTGTCACTAAAACCGAGCCCGAGTTTGAGCAAGAGATGCGCCGCAAGGTTGACGCTCACTATGGCGAAATCTTCACTAAGACGCAGACGGAGGTGACCAAGCGGTGGCTCTACGAGGCCGAGATCAAGAGGCCTTATTTCCACGTGACAGAGcttgaaaaaaaggaactGTCCAATTGGCGCAAGTACCTCGACTTCGAGGAGGCCGAAGGTAGCTTTGTCAGGACAGCCTTTTTGTACGAGAGGTGCCTGGTAACGTGCGCCTTTTACGACGAGTTTTGGTTCAGGTATGCCAGGTGGATGTCGGCGCAACCCGACAAGACTGAGGAGGTTCGCAACATATATCTGCGTGCTGCGACAATATTTGTGCCCATCAGCCGTCCCGGTATACGGCTGCAATTTGCCTACTTTGAGGAGAGCTGCGGGCGTGTCGCCATGGCTCGGGAGGTGCACAACGCAATCCTTTTGAGGCTTCCGGGCTGTATAGAAGTCATCATATCTCTTGCAAACCTGGAGCGGAGGCATAACGACATCGATACGGCGATCGAGGTCCTGAAACAGCAGATTGAGTCCCCCGAGGTTGACATCTGGACAAAGGCCGTCCTTGTTACAGAGTGGGCAAGCTTGTTGTGGACGGTCAAGGGCACGGCAGAGGAGGCCAGGGCTGTGTTCCAGAAGAATGCGCAGTGGTATGGTGGCAGCAGGCACTTTTGGATGCAGTGGATTCAGTTTGAGCTGGAGCAGCCGACGTCGGCAGAGCTCGAGGCGCAACACAGCGAACGGTTGCGGGAGATCATTGACAAGATCCGCACGGAAAGCAACATGTCTTCTGCCGCCAAGAAGGAGCTGTGCGGCGTCTACCTAGCATATCTGCAACATCGGGGCGGCAAGGACGCCATGAAACAATTCTTGGCCATCGACCGGGAGATGTACGG ACCAACATCCATTTCGTTGGCTGGTAAGGCAGGCAAAGAGAATGGAGCTGCCGCTCCCGAGGTTGACGAAGCCACAAGGCTAAAGGCCGAGGCGCGCCACTACAGCTTCTACCAGCTTCACGCAGAACCCGGCCACGAGGAACAGGGCACAGCCATGTTCAACTGA
- a CDS encoding pre-mRNA-processing factor 39, variant, with the protein MAHPFWNKYLEYEERQEAHENIFKILQRVIHIPMYQYARYYERFSTMVHTRALDDVVSAELQARFKTEIEAEAAAYGVTKTEPEFEQEMRRKVDAHYGEIFTKTQTEVTKRWLYEAEIKRPYFHVTELEKKELSNWRKYLDFEEAEGSFVRTAFLYERCLVTCAFYDEFWFRYARWMSAQPDKTEEVRNIYLRAATIFVPISRPGIRLQFAYFEESCGRVAMAREVHNAILLRLPGCIEVIISLANLERRHNDIDTAIEVLKQQIESPEVDIWTKAVLVTEWASLLWTVKGTAEEARAVFQKNAQWYGGSRHFWMQWIQFELEQPTSAELEAQHSERLREIIDKIRTESNMSSAAKKELCGVYLAYLQHRGGKDAMKQFLAIDREMYGPTSISLAGKAGKENGAAAPEVDEATRLKAEARHYSFYQLHAEPGHEEQGTAMFN; encoded by the exons ATGGCGCATCCCTTCTGGAACAAGTACCTCGAGTATGAAGAGCGTCAGGAAGCTCATGAGAACATTTTCAAAATCCTGCAACGGGTGATCCACATCCCCATGTATCAGTATGCGCGCTACTACGAGCGCTTCAGCACCATGGTGCACACCCGGGCGCTGGATGACGTAGTGTCAGCTGAACTCCAGGCTCGCTTCAAGACTGAGATCGAGGCCGAAGCGGCTGCTTACGGTGTCACTAAAACCGAGCCCGAGTTTGAGCAAGAGATGCGCCGCAAGGTTGACGCTCACTATGGCGAAATCTTCACTAAGACGCAGACGGAGGTGACCAAGCGGTGGCTCTACGAGGCCGAGATCAAGAGGCCTTATTTCCACGTGACAGAGcttgaaaaaaaggaactGTCCAATTGGCGCAAGTACCTCGACTTCGAGGAGGCCGAAGGTAGCTTTGTCAGGACAGCCTTTTTGTACGAGAGGTGCCTGGTAACGTGCGCCTTTTACGACGAGTTTTGGTTCAGGTATGCCAGGTGGATGTCGGCGCAACCCGACAAGACTGAGGAGGTTCGCAACATATATCTGCGTGCTGCGACAATATTTGTGCCCATCAGCCGTCCCGGTATACGGCTGCAATTTGCCTACTTTGAGGAGAGCTGCGGGCGTGTCGCCATGGCTCGGGAGGTGCACAACGCAATCCTTTTGAGGCTTCCGGGCTGTATAGAAGTCATCATATCTCTTGCAAACCTGGAGCGGAGGCATAACGACATCGATACGGCGATCGAGGTCCTGAAACAGCAGATTGAGTCCCCCGAGGTTGACATCTGGACAAAGGCCGTCCTTGTTACAGAGTGGGCAAGCTTGTTGTGGACGGTCAAGGGCACGGCAGAGGAGGCCAGGGCTGTGTTCCAGAAGAATGCGCAGTGGTATGGTGGCAGCAGGCACTTTTGGATGCAGTGGATTCAGTTTGAGCTGGAGCAGCCGACGTCGGCAGAGCTCGAGGCGCAACACAGCGAACGGTTGCGGGAGATCATTGACAAGATCCGCACGGAAAGCAACATGTCTTCTGCCGCCAAGAAGGAGCTGTGCGGCGTCTACCTAGCATATCTGCAACATCGGGGCGGCAAGGACGCCATGAAACAATTCTTGGCCATCGACCGGGAGATGTACGG ACCAACATCCATTTCGTTGGCTGGTAAGGCAGGCAAAGAGAATGGAGCTGCCGCTCCCGAGGTTGACGAAGCCACAAGGCTAAAGGCCGAGGCGCGCCACTACAGCTTCTACCAGCTTCACGCAGAACCCGGCCACGAGGAACAGGGCACAGCCATGTTCAACTGA
- a CDS encoding alcohol dehydrogenase 1: MSLPSTYKAAIFKAQGQQLTLEDQPMKEPGRGEILVKVEACGVCHSDSFVQNNAFGGGFPRIPGHEIIGRVAAVGPEVSGWEAGQRVGSGWHGGHDGTCKACNKGLHQMCEAKTINGIIKDGGYAEYCIIRSEAAVRIPDHVDAAKYAPILCAGVTTFNSIKRQGIAAGETVAIQGLGGLGHLAIQYSQRMGYRVVAISRGSDKEKAARELGAHEYIDAAKEDPAAALQKLGGAALIVATAPHANAISPLIGGLGLMGKLLLLAVPGDLSVNTNIMIGQGCSVTAWPSGNALDSEEAINFTELQNVDCKVETFPLEKAQEAFNVMMDGSVRFRSVLTMT, encoded by the exons ATGTCACTCCCATCTACCTACAAGGCCGCCATCTTCAAGGCACAGGGCCAGCAGTTGACCCTTGAGGACCAGCCGATGAAGGAGCCTGGTCGCGGTGAGATTCTCGTCAAGGTTGAGGCCTGCGGCGTCTGCCATTCGGATTCATTCGTGCAGAATAATGCTTTTGGTGGTGGTTT CCCTCGCATCCCTGGCCATGAGATAATTGGCCGCGTCGCAGCAGTTGGGCCAGAAGTCAGCGGATGGGAAGCTGGCCAGCGTGTGGGGTCTGGCTGGCATGGTGGACACGATGGAACCTGCAAGGCATGCAACAAAGGCCTGCATCAGATGTGCGAGGCTAAAACCATCAACGGCATAATCAAGGACGGCGGCT ATGCCGAATACTGCATCATCAGGTCCGAAGCAGCTGTCCGCATCCCTGATCATGTCGACGCAGCCAAATACGCACCTATACTGTGCGCCGGCGTGACGACCTTCAACTCGATAAAGCGCCAGGGCATCGCGGCAGGCGAGACGGTAGCCATTCAGGGACTGGGTGGCCTAGGTCACCTGGCGATCCAGTACTCCCAGCGCATGGGCTACCGCGTCGTGGCCATCTCGAGAGGCTCCGACAAGGAGAAGGCGGCCAGAGAGCTGGGCGCGCACGAGTACATCGACGCAGCCAAGGAAGATCCCGCCGCAGCTCTCCAAAAGCTCGGCGGAGCTGCACTTATTGTTGCCACCGCGCCCCATGCAAACGCAATCTCCCCCCTGATCGGCGGCCTGGGGCTAATGGGAAAATTGCTGCTCCTAGCGGTTCCGGGTGACTTGAGCGTGAACACCAACATAATG ATTGGACAAGGCTGCTCAGTCACCGCGTGGCCCTCTGGCAATGCTCTCGACTCTGAAGAAGCCATCAACTTCACCGAGCTGCAGAATGTTGACTGCAAAGTTGAGACTTTCCCTCTAGAAAAGGCACAAGAGGCGTTCA ACGTAATGATGGACGGTTCCGTGCGGTTCCGATCAGTCCTGACAATGACTTGA
- a CDS encoding exocyst complex component protein: MERASSSGSKALFPKGPSFSLEDFSNKDFIVRDFVDGLAETAVPANRRSGPATQAFDPKPLIRTFENALSQLSSLSEELQEKESEILSQVRRAENQHDQTLDTLGRKLDQSMDQFEALDLSLNNPALNGMERSSRSDGGGNIAVQIGEKLEDLDRKRNRALDANFLIQCWQEVTETGQLSSLQDIQRLGGPDNKVRCAVIARQLMRISQRLDPTSWGQANGIRGNGVTNGTSPTSRRYNTREVIEKFSETLEQDLLKQFNTSYRKLDHENMMECSRVLWDFNGGASVIALFVNQHQFFIDKDRLVADEVNADSELWDLLADPDAEPPGIESSLQAHLDDVKGTVIDESLLIKRSFPFYETVMIKFIQRMFQQSIQQRLEQVLEKANTVSSLAFLRSLHASRSYIGTLVEDLKAHGLTEHPEPCTAAVSQALEQQLDELFVPYLMGNSFIERERKNLEELNSSLLFKFTVYHSRRKKAPSGFMAAIAQQGSRILESAKDAYMERLDSSELTPTQKAMMLRVAGIQDSDKKNEIEVSESDGLLSVANAKRMMKWLAESVKRTLELGSSTETPKDVSVLLNLLLSTMGTMYVETALDAALDQTTSQENSKTEPDLSHLPKIRPGVTITSMMHRFITTVLIRLAEGNTTVRRGMEAQTKVGIEGIEKKTNSIMKSAMDVIINWTNKSLANNQKKTDFRPKDEGIIDSLQSSTCLGICTFLDRAALLASQTIDGHNLEVFSSELALAIHALLFEHFKKFPVNATGGLMVTKDIAKYVSTLKAWPLTKEVQAVVEILSEVGYLFIIGPEALREKSRGLGSGPGGHGGRKLLKADFKAFVQRRDDASSVGIQSVLAGL, translated from the exons ATGGAGAGGGCGTCGTCCTCGGGCTCAAAAGCTCTTTTCCCCAAGGGCCCCAGCTTCAGCCTCGAGGACTTTTCAAACAAGGACTTTATTGTCAGGGACTTTGTGGATGGCCTCGCCGagaccgccgtccctgccAACCGCCGCTCCGGTCCTGCAACACAGGCGTTCGACCCCAAGCCTTTGATCAGGACTTTCGAAA ATGCCCTGTCGCAGCTGAGCTCACTCTCGGAGGAGTTGCAGGAAAAGGAGTCGGAGATCCTTTCTCAGGTCCGCCGCGCCGAAAATCAACATGACCAGACCCTCGATACCCTCGGTCGAAAACTCGACCAGTCGATGGACCAGTTTGAGGCACTCGATCTTTCGCTTAACAACCCGGCCCTGAATGGCATGGAGCGGTCGAGCAGGTCTGATGGTGGCGGCAATATCGCTGTCCAGATTGGTGAGAAGCTGGAGGATCTGGATAGGAAGCGCAACAGGGCGCTGGACGCCAACTTTCTGATCCAATGCTGGCAAGAGGTCACCGAAACAGGGCAGCTCTCATCCCTTCAAGACATACAAAGATTGGGAGGTCCCGATAACAAGGTTCGCTGCGCCGTCATCGCCCGGCAATTGATGAGAATCAGCCAGCGGCTGGATCCAACTTCTTGGGGCCAGGCCAACGGGATTCGCGGCAATGGGGTTACCAATGGAACGTCCCCGACAAGTCGACGTTACAACACCCGTGAAGTGATTGAGAAGTTTTCCGAAACTCTAGAACAAGACCTTCTGAAGCAGTTTAATACAAGTTATCGGAAGCTGGACCATGAGAACATGATGGAGTGTTCCAGGGTTCTCTGGGACTTCAACGGCGGCGCAAGCGTTATTGCTTTGTTCGTCAATCAGCATCAATTCTTCATTGACAAGGATCGGCTTGTGGCGGACGAAGTCAACGCCGACAGCGAACTGTGGGACTTACTTGCCGACCCTGATGCGGAGCCGCCAGGCATCGAGTCCAGCCTGCAGGCACACCTCGACGATGTGAAGGGGACCGTCATAGACGAGTCGCTTTTGATCAAGCGATCATTTCCTTTTTACGAGACGGTCATGATCAAATTTATCCAGCGCATGTTTCAGCAGTCCATTCAGCAAAGGCTTGAACAGGTACTGGAAAAAGCCAACACCGTATCATCGCTTGCATTTCTGCGGTCACTGCATGCATCGCGAAGCTACATCGGCACTCTAGTTGAGGACCTCAAGGCTCATGGCTTGACGGAGCACCCCGAGCCTTGTACTGCGGCCGTGTCTCAGGCCTTGGAACAACAGCTGGATGAGTTATTCGTCCCATACCTGATGGGCAACTCGTTCATCGaacgagaaagaaagaacttGGAAGAGTTGAATAGTTCGCTGCTCTTCAAGTTCACAGTCTACCACTCACGAAGGAAGAAGGCGCCTAGCGGCTTCATGGCCGCCATTGCACAGCAAGGATCGAGGATCCTCGAGTCGGCCAAGGACGCCTACATGGAGCGTCTGGACTCGTCTGAATTGACGCCAACACAAAAAGCTATGATGTTGAGGGTTGCCGGCATTCAAGACTCGGATAAGAAGAACGAGATTGAGGTCTCGGAATCAGATGGACTTTTGAGTGTGGCAAACGCCAAACGTATGATGAAGTGGCTGGCTGAGAGTGTCAAGAGGACACTGGAGCTAGGGTCAAGCACAGAGACGCCCAAGGACGTCAGCGTGCTACTCAACTTACTGCTGAGTACCATGGGTACCATGTATGTCGAGACAGCGCTTGATGCTGCGCTAGACCAGACTACCTCGCAGGAGAACAGCAAGACAGAGCCAGACCTCTCCCACCTACCCAAAATCCGGCCCGGGGTAACCATCACTAGCATGATGCATCGCTTTATCACGACAGTTTTGATTCGATTGGCGGAAGGCAACACGACGGTGCGGCGAGGTATGGAGGCACAGACAAAGGTCGGCATCGAGGGTATCGAGAAGAAGACCAACAGTATAATGAAGAGCGCCATGGATGTGATCATCAACTGGACGAACAAGTCGTTGGCAAACAACCAGAAAAAGACAGATTTCCGCCCCAAGGACGAAGGCATAATAGACAGCCTCCAATCTTCGACCTGTCTCGGTATCTGCACCTTTTTGGACAGAGCGGCGCTACTGGCGAGCCAAACGATCGACGGGCACAATCTTGAGGTGTTCAGCAGCGAACTCGCACTGGCTATCCACGCACTCCTGTTTGAGCACTTTAAAAAGTTCCCTGTCAACGCGACGGGCGGTCTCATGGTCACCAAGGATATCGCCAAGTATGTGTCAACTCTCAAGGCATGGCCTCTTACCAAGGAGGTGCAGGCTGTCGTCGAGATCCTGTCCGAAGTTGGATATCTGTTCATCATTGGACCCGAGGCGCTCAGGGAAAAGAGCAGGGGCTTGGGGAGTGGACCTGGCGGTCACGGTGGGCGGAAACTCCTCAAAGCAgatttcaaggcctttgTCCAAAGGAGAGACGACGCGAGCAGTGTTGGCATACAGAGCGTTCTCGCTGGACTGTAG
- a CDS encoding 14-3-3 family protein: MATERESKTFLARLCEQAERYDEMVTYMKEVAKLGGELTVDERNLLSVAYKNVVGTRRASWRIISSIEQKEESKGSDKHVSTIRDYRNKIEAELEKVCQDVLDVLDESLIPNAASGESKVFYHKMKGDYHRYLAEFASGEKRKTAATAAHEAYKSATDVAQTELTPTHPIRLGLALNFSVFYYEILNSPDRACHLAKQAFDDAIAELDSLSEESYRDSTLIMQLLRDNLTLWTSSETGEGETAAAGATDAPKEEAKTDAPAAEKTEAKADEPAAAPAS, from the exons ATGGCCACCGAG CGCGAAAG CAAGACCTTCCTCGCCAGGCTCTGCGAGCAGGCCGAGCGCTACGATGAGATGGTTACGTACATGAAGGAGGTTGCCAAGCTTGGTGGTGAGCTTACCGTCGACGAGCGCAACCTGCTCTCGGTTGCCTACAAGAACGTCGTCGGCACCCGCCGCGCCAGCTGGCGCATCATCTCCTCGATCGAGCAGAAGGAGGAGTCCAAGGGCTCAGACAAGCACGTGTCCACCATCCGTGACTACCGCAACAAGATCGAGGCCGAGCTCGAGAAGGTCTGCCAGGATGTCCTCGATGTCCTTGACGAGTCGCTCATTCCCAACGCCGCCTCGGGCGAGTCCAAGGTTTTCTACCACAAGAT GAAGGGTGACTACCACCGTTACCTCGCCGAGTTTGCCTCGGGTGAGAAGCGCAAGACcgctgccaccgctgcccACGAGGCCTACAAG AGCGCTACCGATGTTGCCCAGACCGAGCTTACCCCCACTCACCCCATCCGTCTGGGTCTGGCCCTTAACTTCTCCGTCTTCTACTATGAGATCCTGAACTCGCCCGACCGTGCTTGCCACCTGGCCAAGCAGGCATTTGACGATGCCATTGCCGAGCTCGACTCTCTGTCTGAGGAGTCATACCGCGACAGCACCCTTATCATGCAGCTGCTCCGCGACAACCTGACCCTGTGGACCTCGTCTGAGACGGGTGAGGGTgagaccgccgccgccggtgctACCGATGCCCCcaaggaggaggccaagaCGGATGCGCCCGCTGCTGAGAAGACTGAGGCCAAGGCTGAcgagcccgccgccgcccccgctTCGTAA